One segment of Leptolyngbyaceae cyanobacterium DNA contains the following:
- the treS gene encoding maltose alpha-D-glucosyltransferase, translating into MQNTLLNNDPLWFKNAIIYEVPVRAFADSNGDGIGDFRGLTEKLDYVQDLGVTAVWLLPFFPSPLRDDGYDIADYTNVNPIYGTLDDFKEFLEAAHQRDIRVIIELIVNHTSDRHPWFQRARRSPKGSVERDFYVWSDTAEKYREARIIFKDFETSNWSWDAVANSYYWHRFYSHQPDLNYDNPAVQKAVFEVLDFWLEMGVDGLRLDAVPYLYEREGTNCENLPETHEFLKKLRAYIDSKYPNRMLLAEANQWPEDAAEYYGNGDECQMNFHFPLMPRLFMSVRMEDSFPIIDILQQTPTIPDNCQWALFLRNHDELTLEMVTDEDRDYMYRVYAQDQEMRVNLGIRRRLAPLLGNDRRQIQLLNSLLLSLPGTPVLYYGDEIGMGDNVYVGDRNGVRTPMQWSADRNAGFSRGSSQRLYLPVIVESEYHYAAVNVEAQQANPNSLWYWMKRLIAIRKRFQALGKGSFEFLHPDNRKVLAFTRTYADEHILVVANLSRFVQTVELDLTPFKGMMPIEIFGRTQFPPIGESPYFLSLGPYSFYWFTLKLQPEHTQLPRPQIQVPTLVVSGKWQNIFFQRELKDTLESILPNYLYGCRWFDRKNRVVQSAHITETIAVSYKDMEAQMIWLQVDYTQGEPQTYLLLLAYAEGEQAFHLLAEMPEAVVSRLQIQGKNEIGILFDAVADKQFLTFPLDAIAHNRRYKGIAGELIATASDLFPEIHDGASNLEPHDLVKGEQRNTTVVYGDRFLLKLFRQVDEGIHPELEIGRFLGEKQLLKHFAPIAGALEYRNSKNSQTIGILQQFIQDTRSGWDYTLDSLRDYFDCVMVQQAGITELPLSSGSLLDLETAFNEVKLEDGIQIGGNPDGSDFCALKDTLTGKELAISTIGSYLANAQLLGKFTAELHIALACDRENPDFAPEPFSTFYQRSIYQYARNLTGRVFILLKQRLDELSPDTQQLAKKVLNRQEEFMGRFQLVLNQKITAMRTRYHGDYHLGQVLYTGKDFIIIDFEGEAGRTLSERRMKRSALRDVAGMLQSFNYAANLALRNEIESGMIRPENLPVMEQWAQFWYAWVSAAFLNSYLSVAKQDGFLPKTNAELQILLDAYLLEKIIFDLGYKLDHRQNSVDIPLYQLIQF; encoded by the coding sequence ATGCAAAACACTCTATTAAACAACGACCCCTTATGGTTTAAAAACGCGATTATTTACGAAGTGCCAGTGCGCGCCTTTGCCGACAGCAACGGTGATGGCATTGGCGACTTTAGAGGTTTAACAGAAAAACTGGATTACGTGCAAGACTTAGGCGTTACCGCCGTTTGGTTGCTGCCGTTTTTTCCCTCTCCCCTCAGAGATGATGGCTACGATATAGCAGACTACACCAACGTTAACCCGATTTATGGAACGTTGGATGATTTCAAAGAATTTTTAGAAGCTGCTCATCAGCGAGATATTCGAGTTATTATCGAGTTAATCGTCAATCACACATCCGATCGGCATCCTTGGTTTCAACGAGCGAGAAGATCCCCGAAAGGTAGCGTAGAACGGGATTTTTATGTATGGAGCGATACGGCGGAAAAATATCGGGAAGCTCGCATTATTTTCAAAGATTTTGAAACATCTAACTGGAGTTGGGATGCAGTTGCCAACTCTTATTATTGGCATCGTTTTTACTCCCATCAACCAGATTTAAATTACGACAATCCAGCAGTGCAGAAAGCAGTATTTGAAGTGCTGGATTTCTGGTTGGAAATGGGAGTAGATGGTTTGCGTCTGGATGCAGTGCCTTACTTATACGAACGAGAAGGAACTAACTGTGAAAACCTGCCAGAAACTCATGAATTTTTGAAGAAGTTACGGGCTTATATAGATAGCAAATATCCCAATCGGATGTTATTGGCCGAGGCAAATCAATGGCCGGAAGATGCGGCAGAATATTACGGCAATGGGGATGAGTGCCAGATGAATTTCCATTTTCCCCTGATGCCTCGCTTATTCATGTCCGTCAGGATGGAAGATAGCTTTCCGATTATTGATATCCTGCAACAAACTCCGACCATTCCCGATAACTGTCAGTGGGCATTATTTCTTCGCAATCACGACGAATTAACCCTGGAAATGGTAACAGATGAAGACCGGGATTATATGTACCGAGTCTATGCCCAAGACCAGGAAATGCGGGTAAATTTAGGGATTCGTCGCAGGTTAGCCCCCCTATTAGGAAATGACCGCCGCCAAATTCAATTACTGAATAGTTTGTTATTATCTCTTCCCGGTACGCCAGTACTTTATTACGGCGATGAAATTGGCATGGGAGATAATGTTTATGTAGGCGATCGCAATGGCGTGCGGACTCCCATGCAGTGGAGTGCCGATCGCAATGCCGGTTTCAGTCGCGGCAGTTCTCAGCGATTGTACTTACCCGTCATTGTCGAATCGGAATATCACTATGCCGCCGTTAACGTAGAAGCACAACAAGCTAACCCCAATTCCCTTTGGTATTGGATGAAACGCTTGATCGCCATTCGCAAACGTTTTCAAGCATTGGGGAAAGGTAGTTTTGAATTCCTCCATCCCGATAACCGGAAAGTATTAGCTTTTACCCGCACTTACGCTGACGAACACATTTTAGTGGTGGCGAATTTATCCCGGTTCGTGCAAACGGTGGAATTAGATTTAACACCCTTTAAAGGCATGATGCCGATCGAAATTTTCGGTCGCACGCAATTTCCACCAATTGGCGAATCGCCCTATTTCCTCAGTCTTGGCCCTTACTCTTTTTACTGGTTTACTCTCAAGCTGCAACCAGAACATACTCAGTTGCCAAGACCGCAAATTCAAGTGCCAACTTTAGTAGTAAGTGGCAAATGGCAGAATATCTTTTTCCAACGAGAACTAAAAGATACTCTGGAATCTATTTTGCCTAATTATTTGTATGGCTGTCGCTGGTTCGATCGCAAAAATCGAGTAGTGCAATCTGCCCATATCACGGAAACGATCGCCGTTTCCTACAAAGATATGGAAGCACAGATGATTTGGTTGCAAGTAGACTACACCCAAGGGGAACCGCAAACTTATTTATTGCTGTTAGCTTATGCAGAAGGAGAACAAGCATTTCACCTGTTAGCAGAAATGCCCGAAGCGGTAGTTTCTCGCTTGCAAATTCAAGGGAAAAATGAAATCGGAATTTTATTCGATGCCGTAGCAGACAAACAATTTTTAACCTTCCCATTAGATGCGATCGCCCACAATCGGCGTTACAAAGGAATCGCCGGTGAACTGATCGCCACCGCTAGCGATTTATTCCCAGAAATTCATGATGGTGCTTCTAACTTAGAACCCCATGATTTGGTGAAAGGAGAACAGCGAAATACTACAGTAGTTTATGGCGATCGCTTTCTCCTTAAACTCTTCCGTCAAGTTGACGAAGGAATTCACCCAGAACTAGAAATCGGGCGGTTCTTAGGAGAAAAACAACTCCTCAAACACTTTGCCCCCATCGCCGGGGCGCTGGAATACCGCAATTCAAAAAACAGTCAGACGATCGGTATATTGCAACAATTTATCCAAGATACCCGTAGCGGTTGGGATTACACCTTGGATAGTTTGCGCGATTACTTCGATTGCGTCATGGTACAGCAAGCAGGAATTACCGAATTACCCCTTTCCTCTGGCAGCTTATTAGATTTAGAGACAGCCTTCAATGAAGTCAAGCTAGAAGATGGCATCCAGATCGGCGGAAATCCAGACGGAAGCGATTTCTGCGCCCTCAAAGACACCCTTACCGGAAAAGAATTAGCGATTAGCACGATCGGTTCCTACCTAGCGAACGCCCAACTGTTGGGTAAATTCACTGCCGAACTGCATATTGCCCTGGCTTGCGATCGAGAAAATCCCGACTTTGCCCCAGAACCATTTTCAACCTTTTATCAGCGATCGATCTACCAATACGCACGCAACTTAACCGGGCGAGTCTTCATCCTGTTAAAACAAAGACTCGATGAACTATCACCCGACACCCAACAACTAGCCAAGAAAGTACTCAATCGCCAAGAAGAATTCATGGGACGCTTCCAGTTAGTTTTAAACCAAAAAATTACTGCCATGCGTACCCGTTATCACGGCGATTACCATTTAGGGCAAGTGCTTTATACCGGAAAAGATTTCATCATCATCGACTTTGAAGGAGAAGCCGGTCGCACTTTAAGCGAACGGCGTATGAAGCGATCGGCCCTGCGAGATGTTGCCGGAATGTTGCAATCTTTCAACTATGCAGCTAACCTGGCGCTTCGCAACGAAATAGAAAGCGGCATGATCCGCCCGGAAAATCTCCCAGTCATGGAACAGTGGGCGCAATTTTGGTACGCCTGGGTAAGTGCAGCTTTCCTTAATAGCTATCTCTCAGTTGCCAAACAAGATGGCTTTTTACCAAAAACAAATGCCGAACTACAAATTCTACTTGATGCTTATCTTTTGGAAAAAATCATCTTTGACTTAGGCTACAAACTCGACCATCGTCAAAACTCAGTAGACATTCCACTCTATCAACTCATTCAGTTTTAG
- the glgB gene encoding 1,4-alpha-glucan branching protein GlgB, giving the protein MTNHKSQIMIQLAENANQAQITNQNVSLLTEDDIYLFNEGSHFHLYEKLGSHPMVVNGVRGTYFAVWAPNAGHVSVKGDFNNWSDFGHSLTLRGQSGIWEGFIPEMTKGSLYKYRITHRYNGYSVDKADPFAYTQELPPRTASIIWETDYHWQDQEWMAKRAKHNSFDAPLSIYEVHLGSWMRVTEEGNRFLTYREIASKLAEYVQRMGFTHVELMPITEHPFYASWGYQTTGYFAPTSRYGTIQDFMYLVDYLHQQDIGVILDWVPSHFPTDQHGLGYFDGTHVYEHADPRKGFHPDWQSSIFNYGRNEVASFLISSAFFWLDKCHIDGLRVDAVASMLYLDYSRQPGEWIPNQYGGRDNLEAINFLRRFNQAVYEHFPDVQTIAEESTAWAKVSRPIYDGGLGFGLKWDMGWMHDTLKYMSLDPISRKHHHNLLTFRMLYAFNENFILPLSHDEVVHGKGSLIDKMPGDYWQKFANMRVLFGYMYAQAAKKLLFMGGEFGQWQEWSHDRSLDWHLLDYPMHAGLQRWVADLNHIYRYELALHEIDFDWQGFEWLDCNDWQQSVISLIRKAKSTDEKILVVANFTPVPRYNYRLGVPDNGFWQELLNSDATEYGGSGVGNYGGIQAEEIYCHDRAYSVNIHLPPLGIIFFKLQKTAPSVESEL; this is encoded by the coding sequence ATGACCAATCACAAATCACAAATTATGATTCAACTCGCAGAAAATGCTAACCAAGCACAGATAACCAACCAAAACGTCAGCCTTCTAACCGAAGATGACATTTATCTATTTAATGAAGGTTCTCACTTTCATCTTTATGAAAAACTAGGTTCTCACCCAATGGTTGTCAACGGCGTGAGAGGAACTTACTTCGCAGTTTGGGCACCCAACGCCGGACACGTATCTGTCAAAGGCGATTTCAACAATTGGAGTGATTTCGGTCATTCCCTCACCCTGAGAGGACAATCGGGAATTTGGGAAGGATTCATCCCCGAAATGACCAAAGGAAGCCTCTACAAATACCGCATTACTCACCGTTACAACGGCTATTCAGTAGATAAAGCCGATCCCTTTGCCTACACCCAAGAACTACCACCCAGAACCGCTTCGATTATTTGGGAAACCGACTACCATTGGCAAGACCAAGAGTGGATGGCAAAACGCGCCAAACATAATTCCTTCGATGCACCGCTCTCAATTTACGAAGTACATTTAGGTTCTTGGATGCGAGTAACGGAAGAAGGAAATCGCTTCCTCACTTACCGAGAAATCGCCTCAAAATTAGCCGAATATGTGCAGCGAATGGGCTTTACTCACGTTGAATTAATGCCCATTACCGAACATCCATTTTATGCTTCTTGGGGTTATCAAACAACCGGATATTTTGCCCCCACCAGTCGCTACGGTACGATCCAAGATTTCATGTACTTGGTGGATTATTTGCATCAGCAAGATATCGGCGTCATTTTAGATTGGGTACCTTCCCATTTCCCCACCGATCAACATGGATTAGGTTATTTTGATGGCACTCATGTTTACGAACACGCCGATCCCCGTAAAGGTTTTCATCCCGATTGGCAAAGCAGTATCTTTAATTACGGTCGCAATGAAGTTGCCAGTTTTTTAATTAGTAGTGCCTTTTTCTGGTTAGATAAATGTCACATTGATGGACTGCGAGTTGATGCCGTAGCATCCATGCTTTATCTAGATTATTCCCGTCAACCGGGAGAATGGATTCCCAATCAATATGGTGGTCGAGATAATCTAGAAGCAATTAACTTTTTGCGGCGCTTCAATCAAGCTGTTTACGAACATTTTCCCGACGTACAAACGATCGCAGAAGAATCCACCGCTTGGGCAAAAGTTTCTCGTCCGATTTATGACGGAGGTTTGGGATTTGGATTGAAATGGGACATGGGTTGGATGCACGATACCCTCAAATATATGTCCCTCGATCCGATTAGCCGGAAGCATCATCATAATTTACTAACCTTCCGGATGTTGTACGCTTTTAACGAGAACTTTATCTTGCCTCTTTCCCACGATGAAGTAGTGCATGGTAAAGGTTCTTTAATTGACAAAATGCCGGGAGATTATTGGCAGAAGTTTGCCAATATGCGCGTCTTATTTGGGTATATGTATGCCCAAGCAGCAAAGAAATTATTGTTTATGGGTGGCGAATTCGGTCAGTGGCAAGAATGGAGTCACGATCGCAGTTTAGACTGGCATCTGTTAGATTATCCCATGCACGCAGGTTTGCAAAGATGGGTAGCAGATTTAAACCACATTTACCGTTACGAACTCGCCTTACATGAAATAGACTTTGATTGGCAAGGTTTCGAGTGGCTTGATTGCAACGATTGGCAACAAAGCGTAATCAGTTTGATTCGCAAAGCTAAATCTACAGATGAAAAGATTTTAGTAGTCGCTAACTTTACGCCAGTTCCTCGTTATAACTATCGTTTGGGCGTACCGGATAACGGTTTCTGGCAAGAGTTACTGAACAGCGATGCTACAGAATACGGTGGTAGCGGTGTCGGCAATTACGGAGGAATTCAGGCAGAAGAAATTTACTGTCACGATCGCGCTTACTCCGTAAATATCCATTTACCGCCTCTGGGTATTATCTTCTTCAAGCTGCAAAAAACAGCACCTTCTGTTGAAAGCGAATTGTAG
- the msrB gene encoding peptide-methionine (R)-S-oxide reductase MsrB, which yields MINRVQKTDEEWKQQLTPEQFNVTRKKGTERAFTGEYHDNKQPGIYKCVCCGNELFSSETKYNSGTGWPSFYAPVNQENVKFEEDRGLFMRRVEVLCAACDAHLGHVFKDGPKPTGLRYCMNSAALDFVKQS from the coding sequence ATGATTAACAGAGTACAAAAGACCGACGAAGAATGGAAACAGCAGCTAACTCCCGAACAGTTTAATGTTACCCGCAAGAAGGGAACAGAAAGAGCTTTTACCGGAGAATATCACGATAACAAACAGCCAGGAATTTACAAATGTGTTTGTTGTGGTAATGAGTTATTTAGTTCGGAAACTAAATATAATTCTGGCACTGGTTGGCCTAGTTTCTACGCGCCTGTTAATCAAGAAAACGTGAAATTCGAGGAGGATCGCGGCTTATTTATGCGGCGAGTAGAGGTGCTTTGCGCGGCGTGTGATGCACATTTGGGTCACGTTTTCAAAGATGGGCCGAAACCAACTGGTTTACGTTATTGCATGAATTCTGCTGCGCTTGATTTCGTTAAGCAAAGCTGA
- a CDS encoding M28 family peptidase, translated as MRLKKLIWVLLPIAILVMATILVYDRFGNVSNSGHSAPPASHLEIKRNGESIDKPLITAEKTQKAVNNQPETPKIIPVAPLSAEKLFAHIKALGKERYTDADRDRARNYILQVLKTSGWSPTLQPFEGGVNVVAKRPGTDPQAGTILLGAHYDTVKGSPGADDNASGVATILEVARLLGKRPTPRALQIAFFDLEERGLLGSFAFTNHAANLANLQGAIVLDMVGFACHTVGCQKYPPGLSITPPSDKGDFLVLAGDTEHLPLLNNFVSDRKNLPPILKLAIPFKGLMMPDILRSDHAPFWYKGIGAVFVTDSANYRNPHYHQPSDRIETIDRKFFLGAATIVGNATATLLESRENLATQRETVKPDL; from the coding sequence ATGCGCTTAAAAAAGTTGATTTGGGTATTATTGCCGATCGCAATTCTGGTAATGGCAACTATTCTGGTGTACGATCGTTTTGGCAATGTCAGCAATAGTGGACATTCCGCACCACCAGCATCCCATCTCGAAATCAAGAGGAATGGGGAATCGATCGATAAGCCGTTAATTACTGCTGAAAAAACCCAAAAAGCGGTAAATAATCAACCTGAAACACCGAAAATTATTCCTGTTGCACCCTTAAGCGCTGAAAAATTATTTGCACATATCAAAGCTTTAGGCAAAGAGCGTTATACTGATGCCGATCGCGATCGCGCCAGAAACTACATATTACAAGTCTTAAAAACATCGGGATGGTCGCCAACATTGCAACCATTTGAAGGCGGCGTTAACGTAGTAGCAAAACGACCGGGTACAGACCCCCAAGCCGGAACGATTCTACTAGGTGCTCATTACGATACTGTCAAAGGTTCCCCCGGCGCTGATGATAATGCTAGCGGTGTAGCAACAATTTTGGAAGTAGCGCGTTTACTGGGAAAGCGTCCCACGCCACGCGCATTGCAAATTGCATTTTTTGATTTAGAAGAACGGGGACTTTTGGGCAGTTTTGCCTTTACTAATCATGCCGCAAATTTAGCTAATTTGCAGGGTGCGATCGTACTCGATATGGTTGGGTTTGCTTGTCATACAGTAGGATGTCAGAAATATCCCCCAGGTTTATCAATTACGCCACCCTCTGACAAAGGAGATTTCTTAGTCCTAGCAGGCGACACGGAACACTTACCCCTACTAAATAATTTTGTTAGCGATCGAAAAAATTTACCCCCTATATTGAAGTTAGCGATTCCTTTCAAAGGTTTAATGATGCCCGATATACTGCGTAGCGATCACGCACCTTTTTGGTATAAAGGAATCGGAGCAGTGTTCGTTACCGATAGTGCTAATTATCGCAATCCGCACTATCATCAACCCAGCGACAGAATTGAGACGATCGATCGCAAATTTTTCCTGGGTGCAGCCACTATTGTAGGCAACGCCACTGCTACATTATTAGAAAGTAGAGAAAATTTGGCTACCCAGCGAGAAACAGTAAAACCAGATCTCTAA
- a CDS encoding nuclear transport factor 2 family protein: MSDQQTEILAANQAFYRAFEKKDIEAMGAVWSQGTVSLCIHPGRSALRGWKEIRSSWETIFRNTQYLEIETDIVATEIRQNIAYIILVENVLQISGGRKAKAQSIATNIFEFMGGKWYLIHHHGSPLMR, encoded by the coding sequence ATGAGCGACCAGCAGACAGAAATATTAGCTGCCAACCAAGCTTTTTATCGCGCTTTTGAAAAAAAAGATATAGAAGCGATGGGTGCTGTTTGGTCGCAGGGAACTGTCAGCCTTTGCATTCATCCGGGACGCAGCGCATTGCGGGGATGGAAAGAAATTCGCTCATCCTGGGAAACCATATTTAGAAATACCCAATATTTAGAAATTGAAACAGACATTGTAGCAACGGAAATTCGCCAAAATATTGCTTACATCATCTTAGTCGAAAATGTTTTACAAATCAGTGGTGGCAGAAAAGCTAAGGCGCAATCAATAGCGACTAATATTTTTGAATTTATGGGTGGTAAATGGTATTTGATTCATCATCACGGTAGCCCTTTGATGCGGTAG
- a CDS encoding glycosyltransferase family 4 protein: protein MFKQLVLSQNLEKIRSLWQSKVNDSRSKSAVKLSIITQFYPPDYAATGQLIEELASQLGDLGMEVQVFTGQPGYAFQKASAPPIERSEKIQVRRSRTAQLWPRRIRGKLINGILFCLRSGVHLLKTPARGDVLLITTAPPFLPTLGYLANLFFRIPYVCLLYDLYPDIALELKAIKHQNILVKIWNLINTCIWKRAKKIIVLSPAMKERIAVNCPEVLDKIAVIHSWANPENIKPIDKQLNWFAHEYNLVNYFTVLYSGNMGRCHDMDTILKAAARLRDRPIKFVFIGNGAKREACIETVTDLGLKNCLFLPYQEKQDLPYSLTACDLSIVSISPGMEGLVAPSKLYGILAAGRPVAVICEPHSYLCQLVAEAECGAAFNNGDSQDLAEFILHLSQYPEIADRMGNAGRSYLKANFTPEIIAKQYLELLS, encoded by the coding sequence ATGTTTAAACAACTTGTCCTCAGCCAAAATCTGGAAAAAATCCGGAGCCTATGGCAAAGTAAGGTGAACGATTCCAGATCGAAATCGGCAGTTAAATTATCAATTATTACCCAGTTTTATCCTCCCGATTACGCAGCTACAGGGCAATTAATTGAAGAGCTTGCTAGTCAATTAGGAGATCTGGGAATGGAAGTGCAAGTATTTACCGGACAACCAGGTTATGCTTTTCAAAAAGCTTCTGCACCTCCTATAGAACGTTCTGAAAAAATTCAGGTCAGGCGATCGCGTACCGCTCAACTTTGGCCGCGAAGAATTCGCGGTAAGTTGATTAATGGAATTTTATTTTGTCTGCGTTCTGGAGTACATTTACTCAAAACTCCTGCTCGCGGTGACGTTTTATTAATCACTACTGCACCACCTTTTTTACCAACTTTAGGATATTTAGCAAATTTATTTTTTCGGATTCCTTATGTTTGCTTGCTTTATGACTTATACCCAGATATAGCATTAGAACTTAAAGCTATTAAACATCAAAATATTTTGGTTAAAATCTGGAATTTAATCAATACTTGTATCTGGAAAAGAGCGAAAAAAATCATCGTTCTCAGCCCAGCCATGAAAGAACGCATAGCAGTAAATTGTCCGGAAGTTCTCGATAAAATTGCTGTTATTCATAGCTGGGCTAATCCAGAAAATATTAAACCGATTGATAAGCAACTAAATTGGTTCGCTCATGAGTATAATTTGGTTAATTACTTTACAGTTTTGTATTCGGGAAATATGGGGCGCTGTCATGATATGGATACTATTTTAAAAGCAGCGGCTCGACTTCGAGATCGACCGATTAAATTTGTGTTTATCGGCAATGGCGCAAAACGCGAAGCTTGTATCGAAACAGTCACGGATTTAGGTTTAAAAAATTGTTTGTTTTTACCATATCAAGAAAAGCAAGACCTTCCTTATTCTTTAACTGCTTGCGATTTATCTATAGTGAGTATTAGCCCTGGTATGGAAGGACTGGTTGCACCCAGCAAACTGTATGGAATTTTAGCGGCTGGGCGTCCGGTAGCGGTAATTTGCGAACCGCATTCTTATCTGTGTCAATTAGTAGCTGAAGCAGAATGTGGTGCTGCTTTTAATAATGGAGACAGTCAAGATTTAGCTGAATTCATTTTGCATTTATCTCAATATCCAGAAATAGCCGATCGGATGGGAAATGCAGGACGTAGCTATCTCAAAGCCAATTTTACTCCTGAAATTATTGCTAAACAATATTTGGAATTACTTAGTTAA
- a CDS encoding polysaccharide biosynthesis tyrosine autokinase: protein MPEDLIMVETGSRTSGGSDLSDLIRILRRRWIHGSAVAVAVSGAIAFSTITKIPIYQSETLILVDNKTAVPIVPNLNSPDITSKDLSTEIQILQSHSLVAKAIDRLPEPYYNLSVGDVASRLSIRQAGQADVLSVSYQDTDPSRIKAVLDALGNTYVDFSLERQRSQATNAIKFIQEQLPVAQQALNESTLAVQNFRQSYGILDPDSYAGQISTLQQDLQRQAQTAEVALNQTRSRYEELSRQIGAAGYNPQTALPNTILSQDEVYQQLATQLKEIDAKYATESARFLDSHPILEDLRTKRSNLLVQMQERSQTILGNQASQVNNTEVTGFGSVQQELTKELLKTRTEIVAHTSQLAKLLNAQVDLAKDFQKIPQLQQNYTELQRQLSVRSQAVNRFLEKLQELQITEAQETAPWKIIEPSYIPKTPISPNVNRSLIMALLTGLFSGAGAAILLERFDQRLKRVEEAKEITGLPTLAVVPKVTKQVLSANQEQHYAGKRYSLSLLTDSLQSLALNLRYLSANGQVKTLAFTSATPGEGKSTLTYYLAVVLSELGYRVLLVDADMRKPTVHKMCHLINGSGLSTAIATGQPWRQLLHSNDSGNLDVITAGPLPPNPVALLQSETMTQLLNEWRKIYDYVLLDTTPIAIADAQSVVFNVDATILVAAMEHSTRSALSRAVEVLRASQCNLAGLVINQVHKTHGDSYYYSSYASYYKEADLNGNKTRLHR from the coding sequence ATGCCAGAAGATTTAATTATGGTGGAAACTGGCAGTCGAACCAGTGGAGGAAGCGATCTATCAGATCTGATACGTATCCTGCGTCGCCGCTGGATACATGGGTCGGCAGTTGCCGTAGCGGTTTCGGGAGCGATCGCATTCTCGACAATTACCAAAATTCCTATATATCAGTCAGAAACTTTGATTCTGGTAGATAATAAAACTGCGGTTCCCATCGTACCGAATCTAAATTCCCCAGATATTACTAGTAAAGATTTATCCACTGAAATACAGATTTTACAAAGCCATTCTTTAGTAGCTAAAGCTATCGATCGATTGCCAGAACCATATTACAATCTTTCTGTAGGGGATGTGGCAAGTAGATTGTCTATCCGACAAGCTGGACAGGCGGATGTGCTAAGCGTATCTTACCAAGATACAGACCCTTCTAGAATCAAAGCCGTACTGGATGCTTTAGGAAATACTTACGTTGATTTTAGTTTGGAGCGGCAGCGATCGCAAGCGACTAATGCGATTAAATTCATTCAAGAACAACTACCAGTAGCACAACAAGCTTTAAACGAATCCACTTTAGCAGTGCAAAATTTTCGTCAAAGCTACGGTATTCTCGATCCCGATTCTTATGCAGGTCAAATTTCTACTCTTCAACAAGACCTGCAAAGACAAGCACAAACTGCTGAAGTAGCACTTAATCAAACGCGCAGTCGCTACGAAGAATTAAGCCGCCAAATCGGTGCTGCTGGCTACAATCCTCAAACTGCTCTACCTAATACGATTCTCAGCCAAGACGAAGTTTATCAACAACTAGCAACCCAACTGAAAGAAATCGACGCCAAGTATGCCACAGAAAGCGCTCGTTTCCTTGATTCTCATCCAATTTTAGAAGATTTGCGAACCAAACGATCTAACTTATTAGTTCAAATGCAGGAAAGATCCCAAACTATTTTGGGAAATCAAGCTTCCCAAGTTAATAATACGGAAGTTACTGGGTTTGGTTCCGTTCAACAAGAACTTACTAAAGAACTACTGAAAACTCGTACTGAAATAGTCGCTCACACTAGCCAGTTAGCCAAACTACTTAACGCGCAGGTAGACTTAGCAAAAGATTTTCAGAAAATTCCCCAACTTCAACAAAATTATACGGAACTTCAGCGTCAACTCAGCGTCAGATCTCAAGCAGTTAACCGTTTTTTGGAAAAGTTACAAGAGTTGCAAATTACGGAAGCGCAGGAGACAGCACCTTGGAAAATTATCGAGCCTTCCTACATACCGAAAACTCCGATCTCACCAAATGTAAATCGGAGTTTAATAATGGCTTTGCTGACAGGTCTTTTTAGCGGTGCGGGTGCAGCGATTTTACTGGAACGATTTGACCAAAGATTGAAGCGAGTAGAAGAGGCAAAAGAAATTACTGGTTTGCCAACTCTGGCAGTAGTGCCAAAAGTAACTAAGCAGGTTTTAAGCGCTAACCAAGAGCAACATTACGCAGGTAAACGTTACAGTTTATCTCTGTTAACTGATTCTCTTCAATCGTTAGCGCTCAATCTTCGTTATCTGAGTGCAAACGGTCAAGTAAAAACTTTAGCTTTTACTTCTGCTACTCCTGGAGAAGGGAAATCAACCCTAACTTATTATCTGGCTGTGGTGCTATCTGAGTTGGGTTATCGGGTGCTACTGGTTGATGCGGATATGCGTAAACCGACGGTTCATAAAATGTGCCATTTGATCAATGGGTCTGGTTTGAGTACTGCGATCGCTACTGGTCAACCTTGGCGTCAATTACTTCATTCCAATGATTCTGGCAATTTGGATGTAATCACTGCTGGCCCATTACCTCCCAATCCCGTTGCTTTGTTGCAATCTGAAACAATGACACAACTTTTAAATGAATGGCGCAAAATTTATGATTATGTTCTGTTAGATACTACTCCCATTGCTATTGCAGATGCTCAAAGCGTTGTTTTCAATGTAGATGCCACGATATTAGTAGCAGCAATGGAACATTCCACTCGTTCTGCTCTCAGTCGGGCAGTAGAAGTTTTGCGGGCAAGTCAATGTAATCTGGCTGGTTTAGTTATCAATCAAGTGCATAAAACTCACGGAGATTCTTATTATTATTCATCTTATGCTTCTTATTATAAAGAAGCCGATCTAAATGGTAACAAAACCCGCCTTCATAGATAG